From one Physeter macrocephalus isolate SW-GA chromosome 18, ASM283717v5, whole genome shotgun sequence genomic stretch:
- the EFCAB12 gene encoding EF-hand calcium-binding domain-containing protein 12 isoform X2, which produces MDYPSEAYEAVFPSLLRFYQSKSLVDDESASKELVFNPEAVIARCFKQFKQEDFHPPQSPRRIIILPRKEALVPVNPTPQPQAPPEPTPSSKALEAGDIQEQPEDPRAWLTQRLRVRQDLESPGNIERWLQNKSRLTPSEAKVLHESHKEHEARLMGQLATTRDTKKKSLRPLHRQVPQLQLPKPSALSALYSYLCSHKIKIQEIFHKVEQGKNQRISREEFITALKVVGVPLKSQEVEDIVIYLSSLGKHNSITVDNLASICKQWSLAQQKSTLATAKESTYPPPPPCLHFCILGASVMEAALAHLSVFSTSVLLLQVCQGQWFPTESIREAAGEFSSRASQDGPADRARGQHRDGGTAHDPGGDGGCGQALPIPSIQYTEQCRLVHSGNKHFDERCLPSTSHGEMQAVPNRHLSGLPAVLEALQILQPPADRGHPRESPDVPGGQDHFPEGPGTC; this is translated from the exons ATGGACTATCCTTCTGAAGCGTACGAGGCTGTGTTCCCGTCTCTGCTCC GGTTCTACCAGTCTAAGTCCTTGGTTGACGATGAAAGTGCCAGCAAGGAGCTCGTGTTCAACCCTGAAGCTGTCATCGCCCGCTGCTTCAAGCAGTTCAAGCAGGAGGACTTCCACCCGCCTCAGAGCCCCCGGAGGATCATCATCTTGCCTCGAAAGGAGGCTCTGGTGCCCGTCaatcccaccccccaaccccaggctcCCCCCgagcccacccccagctccaaAGCCCTGGAAGCTGGGGACATCCAAGAACAGCCAGAGGACCCAAGGGCCTGGCTGACCCAGAGGCTGAGGGTTCGGCAGGACCTGGAGTCACCTGGCAACATAGAGAGGTGGCTGCAGAACAAGTCCAGACTCACGCCTTCGGAGGCCAAGGTCTTACACGAGAGCCACAAGGAGCATGAGGCCCGGCTGATGGGCCAGCTGGCCACTACCAGAGACACCAAG AAGAAAAGCCTGCGACCCCTCCACCGGCAGGTGCCCCAGCTACAACTGCCCAAACCCTCTGCCCTGTCGGCCTTGTACTCTTACCTGTGCAGCCACAAGATCAAGATCCAGGAGATATTTCACAAGGTGGAGCAGGGCAAGAACCAGAGGATCTCCAGGGAGGAGTTCATCACGGCTCTGAAGGTG gtTGGAGTCCCTCTGAAAAGCCAGGAGGTGGAGGACATCGTGATCTATCTCAGCTCTCTGGGAAAGCACAACAGCATCACCGTGGATAACCTGGCCAGCATCTGCAAGCAGTGGTCTTTGGCTCAGCAGAAAAGCACCCTGGCAACTGCAAAAGAGAGTACATATCCACCTCCACCCCCGTGCCTCCACTTCTGCATCCTGGGAGCCAGTGTGATGGAGGCAGCCTTGGCTCACTTGAGTGTGTTCTCCACCTCTGTCTTACT ACTACAGGTCTGCCAAGGACAGTGGTTCCCCACAGAGTCCATCCGAGAAGCAGCAGGTGAATTTAGCTCCAGAGCCTCTCAGGATGGACCTGCTGACCGTGCCCGTGGTCAACACCGAGATGGAGGCACGGCCCATGACCCTGGAGGAGATGGAGGATGTGGGCAAGCG CTCCCCATCCCCTCCATCCAGTACACGGAGCAGTGCCGCCTGGTGCACAGCGGGAACAAGCACTTTGATGAGCGCTGCCTCCCGTCCACCTCCCACGGGGAGATGCAGGCGGTCCCCAACCGGCACCTTTCTGGTCTACCTGCAGTGCTGGAAGCTCTGCAAATCCTACAGCCTCCCGCTGACCGAGGACATCCTCGTGAGAG CCCTGATGTACCCGGAGGACAAGATCATTTTCCAGAAGGACCAG GAACATGctga
- the EFCAB12 gene encoding EF-hand calcium-binding domain-containing protein 12 isoform X1 — protein MDYPSEAYEAVFPSLLRFYQSKSLVDDESASKELVFNPEAVIARCFKQFKQEDFHPPQSPRRIIILPRKEALVPVNPTPQPQAPPEPTPSSKALEAGDIQEQPEDPRAWLTQRLRVRQDLESPGNIERWLQNKSRLTPSEAKVLHESHKEHEARLMGQLATTRDTKKKSLRPLHRQVPQLQLPKPSALSALYSYLCSHKIKIQEIFHKVEQGKNQRISREEFITALKVVGVPLKSQEVEDIVIYLSSLGKHNSITVDNLASICKQWSLAQQKSTLATAKESTYPPPPPCLHFCILGASVMEAALAHLSVFSTSVLLLQVCQGQWFPTESIREAAGEFSSRASQDGPADRARGQHRDGGTAHDPGGDGGCGQALPIPSIQYTEQCRLVHSGNKHFDERCLPSTSHGEMQAVPNRHLSGLPAVLEALQILQPPADRGHPRESPDVPGGQDHFPEGPGASNPATGRLLLGPEDHQSEPGPAPIPGRFQPCGSEAWQAECRPPPPLPALLPHCCPFAGGLGVTLCQCLCPNLACPTQLINMDWPCVPGHMSLQPPCLVPTQPPS, from the exons ATGGACTATCCTTCTGAAGCGTACGAGGCTGTGTTCCCGTCTCTGCTCC GGTTCTACCAGTCTAAGTCCTTGGTTGACGATGAAAGTGCCAGCAAGGAGCTCGTGTTCAACCCTGAAGCTGTCATCGCCCGCTGCTTCAAGCAGTTCAAGCAGGAGGACTTCCACCCGCCTCAGAGCCCCCGGAGGATCATCATCTTGCCTCGAAAGGAGGCTCTGGTGCCCGTCaatcccaccccccaaccccaggctcCCCCCgagcccacccccagctccaaAGCCCTGGAAGCTGGGGACATCCAAGAACAGCCAGAGGACCCAAGGGCCTGGCTGACCCAGAGGCTGAGGGTTCGGCAGGACCTGGAGTCACCTGGCAACATAGAGAGGTGGCTGCAGAACAAGTCCAGACTCACGCCTTCGGAGGCCAAGGTCTTACACGAGAGCCACAAGGAGCATGAGGCCCGGCTGATGGGCCAGCTGGCCACTACCAGAGACACCAAG AAGAAAAGCCTGCGACCCCTCCACCGGCAGGTGCCCCAGCTACAACTGCCCAAACCCTCTGCCCTGTCGGCCTTGTACTCTTACCTGTGCAGCCACAAGATCAAGATCCAGGAGATATTTCACAAGGTGGAGCAGGGCAAGAACCAGAGGATCTCCAGGGAGGAGTTCATCACGGCTCTGAAGGTG gtTGGAGTCCCTCTGAAAAGCCAGGAGGTGGAGGACATCGTGATCTATCTCAGCTCTCTGGGAAAGCACAACAGCATCACCGTGGATAACCTGGCCAGCATCTGCAAGCAGTGGTCTTTGGCTCAGCAGAAAAGCACCCTGGCAACTGCAAAAGAGAGTACATATCCACCTCCACCCCCGTGCCTCCACTTCTGCATCCTGGGAGCCAGTGTGATGGAGGCAGCCTTGGCTCACTTGAGTGTGTTCTCCACCTCTGTCTTACT ACTACAGGTCTGCCAAGGACAGTGGTTCCCCACAGAGTCCATCCGAGAAGCAGCAGGTGAATTTAGCTCCAGAGCCTCTCAGGATGGACCTGCTGACCGTGCCCGTGGTCAACACCGAGATGGAGGCACGGCCCATGACCCTGGAGGAGATGGAGGATGTGGGCAAGCG CTCCCCATCCCCTCCATCCAGTACACGGAGCAGTGCCGCCTGGTGCACAGCGGGAACAAGCACTTTGATGAGCGCTGCCTCCCGTCCACCTCCCACGGGGAGATGCAGGCGGTCCCCAACCGGCACCTTTCTGGTCTACCTGCAGTGCTGGAAGCTCTGCAAATCCTACAGCCTCCCGCTGACCGAGGACATCCTCGTGAGAG CCCTGATGTACCCGGAGGACAAGATCATTTTCCAGAAGGACCAGGTGCGTCCAATCCGGCAACCGGGAGGCTACTGCTCGGACCTGAAGATCACCAGTCCGAACCTGGCCCTGCTCCGATCCCAGGGCGTTTCCAGCCCTGTGGCTCAGAAGCCTGGCAAGCTGAGTgtcggccccctcctcccctgcctgcgCTCCTGCCCCACTGCTGCCCCTttgctggggggctgggggtcacGTTGtgccagtgtctgtgtcctaacCTGGCATGTCCAACCCAACTGATCAACATGGACTGGCCATGTGTCCCCGGGCACATGTCTCTGCAGCCGCCTTGCCTCGTTCCCACGCAGCCACCCTCCTGA
- the EFCAB12 gene encoding EF-hand calcium-binding domain-containing protein 12 isoform X5 yields MDYPSEAYEAVFPSLLRFYQSKSLVDDESASKELVFNPEAVIARCFKQFKQEDFHPPQSPRRIIILPRKEALVPVNPTPQPQAPPEPTPSSKALEAGDIQEQPEDPRAWLTQRLRVRQDLESPGNIERWLQNKSRLTPSEAKVLHESHKEHEARLMGQLATTRDTKKKSLRPLHRQVPQLQLPKPSALSALYSYLCSHKIKIQEIFHKVEQGKNQRISREEFITALKVVGVPLKSQEVEDIVIYLSSLGKHNSITVDNLASICKQWSLAQQKSTLATAKENYRSAKDSGSPQSPSEKQQVNLAPEPLRMDLLTVPVVNTEMEARPMTLEEMEDVGKRSPSPPSSTRSSAAWCTAGTSTLMSAASRPPPTGRCRRSPTGTFLVYLQCWKLCKSYSLPLTEDILVRGGENCHRLGLS; encoded by the exons ATGGACTATCCTTCTGAAGCGTACGAGGCTGTGTTCCCGTCTCTGCTCC GGTTCTACCAGTCTAAGTCCTTGGTTGACGATGAAAGTGCCAGCAAGGAGCTCGTGTTCAACCCTGAAGCTGTCATCGCCCGCTGCTTCAAGCAGTTCAAGCAGGAGGACTTCCACCCGCCTCAGAGCCCCCGGAGGATCATCATCTTGCCTCGAAAGGAGGCTCTGGTGCCCGTCaatcccaccccccaaccccaggctcCCCCCgagcccacccccagctccaaAGCCCTGGAAGCTGGGGACATCCAAGAACAGCCAGAGGACCCAAGGGCCTGGCTGACCCAGAGGCTGAGGGTTCGGCAGGACCTGGAGTCACCTGGCAACATAGAGAGGTGGCTGCAGAACAAGTCCAGACTCACGCCTTCGGAGGCCAAGGTCTTACACGAGAGCCACAAGGAGCATGAGGCCCGGCTGATGGGCCAGCTGGCCACTACCAGAGACACCAAG AAGAAAAGCCTGCGACCCCTCCACCGGCAGGTGCCCCAGCTACAACTGCCCAAACCCTCTGCCCTGTCGGCCTTGTACTCTTACCTGTGCAGCCACAAGATCAAGATCCAGGAGATATTTCACAAGGTGGAGCAGGGCAAGAACCAGAGGATCTCCAGGGAGGAGTTCATCACGGCTCTGAAGGTG gtTGGAGTCCCTCTGAAAAGCCAGGAGGTGGAGGACATCGTGATCTATCTCAGCTCTCTGGGAAAGCACAACAGCATCACCGTGGATAACCTGGCCAGCATCTGCAAGCAGTGGTCTTTGGCTCAGCAGAAAAGCACCCTGGCAACTGCAAAAGAGA ACTACAGGTCTGCCAAGGACAGTGGTTCCCCACAGAGTCCATCCGAGAAGCAGCAGGTGAATTTAGCTCCAGAGCCTCTCAGGATGGACCTGCTGACCGTGCCCGTGGTCAACACCGAGATGGAGGCACGGCCCATGACCCTGGAGGAGATGGAGGATGTGGGCAAGCG CTCCCCATCCCCTCCATCCAGTACACGGAGCAGTGCCGCCTGGTGCACAGCGGGAACAAGCACTTTGATGAGCGCTGCCTCCCGTCCACCTCCCACGGGGAGATGCAGGCGGTCCCCAACCGGCACCTTTCTGGTCTACCTGCAGTGCTGGAAGCTCTGCAAATCCTACAGCCTCCCGCTGACCGAGGACATCCTCGTGAGAG GAGGAGAAAACTGCCATCGACTGGGTCTAAGTTAA
- the EFCAB12 gene encoding EF-hand calcium-binding domain-containing protein 12 isoform X4 — protein sequence MDYPSEAYEAVFPSLLRFYQSKSLVDDESASKELVFNPEAVIARCFKQFKQEDFHPPQSPRRIIILPRKEALVPVNPTPQPQAPPEPTPSSKALEAGDIQEQPEDPRAWLTQRLRVRQDLESPGNIERWLQNKSRLTPSEAKVLHESHKEHEARLMGQLATTRDTKKKSLRPLHRQVPQLQLPKPSALSALYSYLCSHKIKIQEIFHKVEQGKNQRISREEFITALKVVGVPLKSQEVEDIVIYLSSLGKHNSITVDNLASICKQWSLAQQKSTLATAKENYRSAKDSGSPQSPSEKQQVNLAPEPLRMDLLTVPVVNTEMEARPMTLEEMEDVGKRSPSPPSSTRSSAAWCTAGTSTLMSAASRPPPTGRCRRSPTGTFLVYLQCWKLCKSYSLPLTEDILVRALMYPEDKIIFQKDQEHAEENQESQL from the exons ATGGACTATCCTTCTGAAGCGTACGAGGCTGTGTTCCCGTCTCTGCTCC GGTTCTACCAGTCTAAGTCCTTGGTTGACGATGAAAGTGCCAGCAAGGAGCTCGTGTTCAACCCTGAAGCTGTCATCGCCCGCTGCTTCAAGCAGTTCAAGCAGGAGGACTTCCACCCGCCTCAGAGCCCCCGGAGGATCATCATCTTGCCTCGAAAGGAGGCTCTGGTGCCCGTCaatcccaccccccaaccccaggctcCCCCCgagcccacccccagctccaaAGCCCTGGAAGCTGGGGACATCCAAGAACAGCCAGAGGACCCAAGGGCCTGGCTGACCCAGAGGCTGAGGGTTCGGCAGGACCTGGAGTCACCTGGCAACATAGAGAGGTGGCTGCAGAACAAGTCCAGACTCACGCCTTCGGAGGCCAAGGTCTTACACGAGAGCCACAAGGAGCATGAGGCCCGGCTGATGGGCCAGCTGGCCACTACCAGAGACACCAAG AAGAAAAGCCTGCGACCCCTCCACCGGCAGGTGCCCCAGCTACAACTGCCCAAACCCTCTGCCCTGTCGGCCTTGTACTCTTACCTGTGCAGCCACAAGATCAAGATCCAGGAGATATTTCACAAGGTGGAGCAGGGCAAGAACCAGAGGATCTCCAGGGAGGAGTTCATCACGGCTCTGAAGGTG gtTGGAGTCCCTCTGAAAAGCCAGGAGGTGGAGGACATCGTGATCTATCTCAGCTCTCTGGGAAAGCACAACAGCATCACCGTGGATAACCTGGCCAGCATCTGCAAGCAGTGGTCTTTGGCTCAGCAGAAAAGCACCCTGGCAACTGCAAAAGAGA ACTACAGGTCTGCCAAGGACAGTGGTTCCCCACAGAGTCCATCCGAGAAGCAGCAGGTGAATTTAGCTCCAGAGCCTCTCAGGATGGACCTGCTGACCGTGCCCGTGGTCAACACCGAGATGGAGGCACGGCCCATGACCCTGGAGGAGATGGAGGATGTGGGCAAGCG CTCCCCATCCCCTCCATCCAGTACACGGAGCAGTGCCGCCTGGTGCACAGCGGGAACAAGCACTTTGATGAGCGCTGCCTCCCGTCCACCTCCCACGGGGAGATGCAGGCGGTCCCCAACCGGCACCTTTCTGGTCTACCTGCAGTGCTGGAAGCTCTGCAAATCCTACAGCCTCCCGCTGACCGAGGACATCCTCGTGAGAG CCCTGATGTACCCGGAGGACAAGATCATTTTCCAGAAGGACCAG GAACATGctgaagaaaatcaagaaagtcAGCTTTAA
- the LOC102990168 gene encoding 60S ribosomal protein L32, which produces MVSCLFLEGIMAALRPLVKPKIVKKRTKKFIRHQSDRYVKIKRNWRKPRGIDNRVRRRFKGQILMPNIGYGSNKKTKHMLPSGFRKFLVHNVKELEVLLMCNRSYCAEIAHNVSSKNRKAIVERAAQLAIRVTNPNARLRSEENE; this is translated from the exons atggtctcttgcctctttcttGAAGGCATCATGGCTGCCCTCAGACCCCTCGTGAAGCCTAAGATCGTCAAAAAGAGGACCAAGAAGTTCATCCGGCACCAGTCAGACCGATATGTCAAAATTAAG CGGAACTGGCGGAAACCCAGAGGCATTGACAACAGGGTGCGCAGGAGATTCAAGGGCCAGATCTTGATGCCCAACATCGGTTACGGGAGCAACAAGAAAACCAAGCACATGCTGCCCAGCGGCTTCCGGAAGTTCCTGGTCCACAACGTCAAGGAGCTGGAAGTGCTGCTGATGTGCAACAG GTCTTACTGTGCCGAGATTGCGCACAACGTCTCCTCCAAGAACCGCAAAGCCATTGTGGAGAGAGCAGCCCAGCTGGCCATCAGAGTCACCAATCCCAACGCCAGGCTGCGCAGCGAAGAAAATGAATAG
- the CAND2 gene encoding cullin-associated NEDD8-dissociated protein 2 gives MGPFKHTVDDGLDVRKAAFECMYSLLESCLGQLDICEFLNHVEDGLKDHYDIRMLTFIMLARLATLCPVPVLQRVDRLIEPLRATCTAKVKAGSVKQEFEKQDELKRSAMRAVAALLTIPEVGKSPIMADFSSQIRSNPELAALFESIQKDSASAPSTDSMELS, from the exons ATGGGGCCCTTTAAGCACACGGTGGACGATGGGCTGGATGTGCGGAAGGCGGCCTTCGAGTGCATGTACTCGCTGCTCGAGAGCTGCCTGGGACAGCTGGACATCTGTGAGTTCCTGAACCACGTGGAGGACGGCCTGAAGGACCACTACGACATCCGG ATGCTGACCTTCATCATGCTCGCCCGACTGGCTACCCTGTGTCCTGTGCCTGTCCTGCAGAGGGTGGACCGGCTCATCGAGCCCCTCAGGGCCACCTGTACCGCTAAG GTCAAAGCTGGTTCTGTGAAACAGGAGTTTGAGAAGCAAGATGAACTGAAGCGCTCCGCGATGAGGGCAGTGGCTGCCCTGCTGACCATCCCAGAAGTGGGGAAGAGCCCCATCATGGCTGACTTCTCGTCCCAAATTCGATCCAACCCCGAGCTGGCTGCCCTCTTTGAAAGCATCCAGAAGGATTCTGCTTCAGCCCCCAGCACAGACTCCATGGAGCTCAGCTag
- the LOC114484210 gene encoding 60S ribosomal protein L32-like: MAALRPLVKPKIVKKRTKKFIRHQSDRYVKIKRNWRKPRGIDNRVRRRFKGQILMPNIGYGSNKKTKHMLPSGFRKFLVHNVKDW; this comes from the exons ATGGCTGCCCTCAGACCCCTCGTGAAGCCTAAGATCGTCAAAAAGAGGACCAAGAAGTTCATCCGGCACCAGTCAGACCGATATGTCAAAATTAAG CGGAACTGGCGGAAACCCAGAGGCATTGACAACAGGGTGCGCAGGAGATTCAAGGGCCAGATCTTGATGCCCAACATCGGTTACGGGAGCAACAAGAAAACCAAGCACATGCTGCCCAGCGGCTTCCGGAAGTTCCTGGTCCACAACGTCAAGGA CTGGTGA
- the EFCAB12 gene encoding EF-hand calcium-binding domain-containing protein 12 isoform X3, producing the protein MDYPSEAYEAVFPSLLRFYQSKSLVDDESASKELVFNPEAVIARCFKQFKQEDFHPPQSPRRIIILPRKEALVPVNPTPQPQAPPEPTPSSKALEAGDIQEQPEDPRAWLTQRLRVRQDLESPGNIERWLQNKSRLTPSEAKVLHESHKEHEARLMGQLATTRDTKKKSLRPLHRQVPQLQLPKPSALSALYSYLCSHKIKIQEIFHKVEQGKNQRISREEFITALKVVGVPLKSQEVEDIVIYLSSLGKHNSITVDNLASICKQWSLAQQKSTLATAKESTYPPPPPCLHFCILGASVMEAALAHLSVFSTSVLLLQVCQGQWFPTESIREAAGEFSSRASQDGPADRARGQHRDGGTAHDPGGDGGCGQALPIPSIQYTEQCRLVHSGNKHFDERCLPSTSHGEMQAVPNRHLSGLPAVLEALQILQPPADRGHPRERRRKLPSTGSKLI; encoded by the exons ATGGACTATCCTTCTGAAGCGTACGAGGCTGTGTTCCCGTCTCTGCTCC GGTTCTACCAGTCTAAGTCCTTGGTTGACGATGAAAGTGCCAGCAAGGAGCTCGTGTTCAACCCTGAAGCTGTCATCGCCCGCTGCTTCAAGCAGTTCAAGCAGGAGGACTTCCACCCGCCTCAGAGCCCCCGGAGGATCATCATCTTGCCTCGAAAGGAGGCTCTGGTGCCCGTCaatcccaccccccaaccccaggctcCCCCCgagcccacccccagctccaaAGCCCTGGAAGCTGGGGACATCCAAGAACAGCCAGAGGACCCAAGGGCCTGGCTGACCCAGAGGCTGAGGGTTCGGCAGGACCTGGAGTCACCTGGCAACATAGAGAGGTGGCTGCAGAACAAGTCCAGACTCACGCCTTCGGAGGCCAAGGTCTTACACGAGAGCCACAAGGAGCATGAGGCCCGGCTGATGGGCCAGCTGGCCACTACCAGAGACACCAAG AAGAAAAGCCTGCGACCCCTCCACCGGCAGGTGCCCCAGCTACAACTGCCCAAACCCTCTGCCCTGTCGGCCTTGTACTCTTACCTGTGCAGCCACAAGATCAAGATCCAGGAGATATTTCACAAGGTGGAGCAGGGCAAGAACCAGAGGATCTCCAGGGAGGAGTTCATCACGGCTCTGAAGGTG gtTGGAGTCCCTCTGAAAAGCCAGGAGGTGGAGGACATCGTGATCTATCTCAGCTCTCTGGGAAAGCACAACAGCATCACCGTGGATAACCTGGCCAGCATCTGCAAGCAGTGGTCTTTGGCTCAGCAGAAAAGCACCCTGGCAACTGCAAAAGAGAGTACATATCCACCTCCACCCCCGTGCCTCCACTTCTGCATCCTGGGAGCCAGTGTGATGGAGGCAGCCTTGGCTCACTTGAGTGTGTTCTCCACCTCTGTCTTACT ACTACAGGTCTGCCAAGGACAGTGGTTCCCCACAGAGTCCATCCGAGAAGCAGCAGGTGAATTTAGCTCCAGAGCCTCTCAGGATGGACCTGCTGACCGTGCCCGTGGTCAACACCGAGATGGAGGCACGGCCCATGACCCTGGAGGAGATGGAGGATGTGGGCAAGCG CTCCCCATCCCCTCCATCCAGTACACGGAGCAGTGCCGCCTGGTGCACAGCGGGAACAAGCACTTTGATGAGCGCTGCCTCCCGTCCACCTCCCACGGGGAGATGCAGGCGGTCCCCAACCGGCACCTTTCTGGTCTACCTGCAGTGCTGGAAGCTCTGCAAATCCTACAGCCTCCCGCTGACCGAGGACATCCTCGTGAGAG GAGGAGAAAACTGCCATCGACTGGGTCTAAGTTAATCTAG